A region from the Bradyrhizobium erythrophlei genome encodes:
- a CDS encoding putative sulfate exporter family transporter, whose translation MSDFAVKVSEPIVLKARLNEDWLAVVIGLAVFAAALVSISGTDLLGWAITTSVYTNLSQALSPFAKTYAWLGGGGSLLATYAALLVVLSAGVITLGADVKKFAIAFTAVFAIAYASWIAGSYAYIAVVTPAEQQKFGLAWSLKLTNEGGFIVALLCGLVIANFFPRFAEWLKEAIRPELYIKIAIVILGATVAVTAAGRLNLASSLLLRGAAAIVEAYLIYWAVIYYISRKWFGFSREWSVPLASGISICGVAAAIATGGAIRARPAVPILVSSLVVVFAVVEVLILPFLAQTFLWQEPLVAGAWIGLAIKTDGAAVAGGGITESLIMAKNAAEGIKYQPGWILATTTTVKIFIDIFIGIWAFILGYIWTNHIDKGPDRAKPSEIWQRFPKFILGFLLVFAVSLWLAIGSTPEIAKALPAAAGEANIFRVIFFVLTFFSIGVMSDFRKLWQQGFGKLAAVYFVSLFGFVIWVGLLISWLFFSGFKPPLAS comes from the coding sequence ATGTCGGATTTTGCAGTCAAGGTATCGGAGCCGATCGTGCTGAAGGCACGATTGAACGAGGACTGGCTCGCCGTCGTCATCGGTCTGGCTGTGTTCGCAGCCGCTCTCGTCAGCATCAGCGGAACCGACCTCCTGGGCTGGGCGATAACGACGTCGGTCTATACCAACCTCTCACAGGCGCTGAGCCCGTTTGCAAAGACCTATGCGTGGCTCGGCGGTGGCGGTTCGCTGCTGGCGACCTACGCGGCGCTTCTTGTTGTGCTGAGCGCCGGCGTGATCACGCTCGGCGCGGATGTCAAGAAGTTCGCGATCGCGTTCACCGCCGTGTTCGCCATCGCCTATGCGAGCTGGATCGCCGGCAGCTATGCCTACATCGCCGTGGTGACGCCGGCTGAGCAGCAGAAGTTCGGGCTCGCCTGGTCGCTCAAGCTGACCAACGAGGGCGGATTCATCGTGGCGCTGCTCTGCGGTTTGGTCATCGCCAACTTCTTTCCACGGTTCGCGGAATGGCTGAAGGAGGCGATCCGGCCCGAGCTCTATATCAAGATCGCGATCGTCATTCTCGGCGCCACTGTCGCGGTCACCGCGGCCGGCCGCCTGAATCTGGCGTCTTCGCTGCTTTTGCGCGGCGCGGCCGCGATCGTCGAGGCCTACCTGATCTATTGGGCGGTGATCTATTACATCTCGCGCAAATGGTTCGGCTTCAGCCGCGAGTGGTCGGTGCCGCTCGCCTCCGGCATTTCGATCTGTGGCGTGGCCGCGGCGATTGCAACGGGCGGGGCCATTAGGGCCCGGCCGGCGGTGCCGATCCTGGTGTCGTCACTGGTTGTCGTGTTCGCTGTCGTCGAAGTCCTTATCCTGCCGTTCCTGGCTCAGACATTCCTGTGGCAGGAGCCGCTGGTGGCCGGCGCGTGGATCGGTCTCGCCATCAAGACCGACGGTGCCGCCGTCGCCGGTGGCGGCATCACCGAGTCGCTGATCATGGCGAAGAACGCCGCGGAGGGCATCAAGTACCAGCCCGGCTGGATTCTCGCGACCACGACGACGGTGAAGATCTTCATCGATATCTTCATCGGAATCTGGGCCTTCATCCTCGGCTATATCTGGACCAACCATATCGACAAGGGGCCGGACAGGGCGAAGCCTTCGGAGATCTGGCAGCGCTTCCCGAAGTTCATTCTGGGCTTCCTCCTCGTGTTCGCCGTGTCGCTCTGGCTAGCCATCGGTTCGACGCCGGAAATTGCAAAAGCGCTGCCCGCCGCCGCGGGCGAGGCCAACATCTTCCGGGTCATTTTCTTCGTCCTGACCTTCTTTTCGATCGGCGTGATGTCGGACTTCCGCAAGCTCTGGCAACAGGGTTTCGGCAAGCTCGCGGCGGTGTATTTCGTCAGCCTGTTCGGTTTCGTGATCTGGGTCGGGCTCCTGATCTCATGGCTGTTTTTCAGCGGCTTCAAGCCGCCGCTCGCCAGCTAG
- a CDS encoding O-acetylhomoserine aminocarboxypropyltransferase — MPAPKPPAFETLSLHAGQHPDPVTGARAVPIYQTTSYVFQDADHAAALFNLERAGHIYTRISNPTTAVLEERLAALEGGVGAVCTASGMAALHLAIATLLNAGDHIVASSSLYGGSINLLTHTLPRFGITTSFVKPRALDEFRAAIQPNTRLVIGETIGNPGLEVLDIPKVAAIAHDAKIPLLIDNTFATPFLSRPIELGSDLVMNSATKWIGGHGIAIGGVIIDGGRFDWRASAKFPVLTEPYAGYHGIVFDEQFGPAAFIMRARTEGLRDFGACLSPTNAFQLLQGVETLGIRMERHVANTQAVLAFLAANKAVDWVLHPSLESHPDYQLAKQLLPRGAGSIVSFGIKGGRPAGKKFIEALRMVSHLANVGDAKTLVIHPASTTHQQMDAAQLKAAGIGEELVRLSIGIEAAADIIDDLGQALRVSQKV, encoded by the coding sequence ATGCCCGCACCCAAGCCGCCCGCCTTCGAGACGCTCAGCCTGCACGCCGGCCAGCACCCGGATCCCGTCACGGGCGCGCGTGCGGTCCCGATCTATCAGACCACTTCCTACGTGTTTCAGGATGCCGACCATGCCGCGGCCCTGTTCAACCTGGAACGCGCCGGGCACATCTATACGCGCATCTCCAACCCGACCACGGCGGTGCTCGAAGAGCGGCTCGCCGCGCTGGAGGGCGGCGTCGGCGCCGTATGCACCGCGAGCGGCATGGCGGCGCTGCATCTCGCCATCGCGACGCTGCTCAACGCCGGCGACCACATCGTCGCCTCCTCCTCGCTCTATGGCGGCAGCATCAACTTGCTCACGCATACCCTGCCCCGCTTCGGCATCACCACGAGCTTCGTCAAGCCGCGCGCGCTGGATGAATTCCGCGCCGCGATCCAGCCCAACACGCGCCTGGTGATCGGCGAAACCATCGGCAATCCCGGACTCGAGGTGCTGGATATCCCGAAAGTCGCAGCCATCGCGCACGACGCAAAAATTCCGCTGTTGATCGACAACACCTTTGCGACGCCCTTTCTCAGCCGGCCGATCGAGCTCGGCTCCGACCTCGTGATGAACTCGGCCACCAAATGGATCGGCGGCCATGGCATCGCGATCGGCGGCGTCATCATCGACGGCGGCCGGTTCGACTGGCGCGCCTCGGCCAAGTTTCCGGTACTGACCGAGCCCTATGCCGGCTATCACGGCATCGTCTTCGACGAGCAGTTCGGCCCCGCCGCCTTCATCATGCGCGCGCGTACCGAAGGCCTGCGCGATTTCGGCGCCTGCCTGTCGCCGACCAACGCGTTTCAACTGCTGCAGGGCGTCGAGACGCTCGGCATCCGCATGGAGCGCCACGTCGCCAACACGCAGGCCGTGCTCGCCTTCCTCGCCGCGAACAAGGCGGTCGACTGGGTGCTGCATCCTTCGCTGGAGAGCCATCCCGATTATCAGCTCGCAAAACAATTGCTGCCGCGCGGTGCCGGGTCGATCGTCAGCTTCGGCATCAAGGGCGGCCGGCCTGCCGGCAAGAAATTCATCGAAGCGTTGCGGATGGTGAGCCATTTAGCCAATGTCGGCGACGCCAAGACCCTGGTCATTCATCCCGCCAGCACCACCCATCAGCAGATGGATGCCGCCCAGCTCAAGGCCGCCGGGATCGGCGAGGAACTGGTGCGGCTGTCGATCGGCATCGAAGCGGCCGCCGACATCATCGACGATCTCGGCCAGGCGCTCCGTGTTTCGCAGAAGGTTTGA
- a CDS encoding alpha/beta fold hydrolase → MQLSVNGIETFVATGGREFDTSLPTVVFLHGAGFDHTTWALHSRWFAHHGHGVLAPDLPGHGRSAGAPLPTIAAMADWTAALLDAAGVSTVHLVGHSMGSLIALETAARHPASVSALSLIGTAATMTVGPDLLKAAEANDHDAVDMVSIWGLGYQAELGGSLAPGLWMHSGAQRVLEQCRPGVLFNDLSACNAYQNALAAAARITVPATLILGERDMMTPARTGKTLAAALPKARTVVLPGAGHMMMVERPDELLAALQG, encoded by the coding sequence ATGCAGTTGTCCGTGAACGGCATCGAGACATTCGTCGCCACCGGCGGCCGGGAATTCGACACGTCGCTGCCGACCGTCGTCTTCCTGCACGGCGCCGGCTTCGACCATACCACCTGGGCTCTTCACAGCCGCTGGTTCGCGCATCACGGCCATGGCGTGCTGGCACCGGATCTGCCCGGCCACGGCCGCTCCGCCGGCGCGCCGCTGCCAACCATTGCCGCCATGGCCGACTGGACCGCAGCCTTGCTCGATGCCGCCGGCGTCTCGACGGTGCACCTGGTCGGCCATTCCATGGGATCGCTGATCGCGCTGGAGACCGCCGCGCGGCATCCGGCGAGTGTTTCCGCGCTCAGCCTGATCGGTACCGCGGCCACCATGACGGTCGGCCCGGATCTCTTGAAGGCCGCCGAAGCCAACGACCATGACGCCGTCGACATGGTCTCGATCTGGGGTCTTGGCTACCAGGCGGAACTGGGCGGAAGCCTGGCGCCCGGCCTGTGGATGCATTCCGGCGCGCAGCGCGTGCTGGAGCAATGCCGGCCCGGCGTACTGTTCAACGATCTGTCCGCCTGCAACGCCTATCAGAACGCGCTGGCCGCCGCGGCCAGGATCACCGTGCCGGCGACGCTGATCCTGGGCGAACGCGACATGATGACCCCCGCGAGAACCGGCAAGACGCTGGCCGCTGCGCTGCCGAAGGCACGCACCGTGGTGCTGCCCGGCGCGGGCCACATGATGATGGTGGAACGGCCCGACGAATTGCTGGCGGCGTTGCAAGGCTGA
- a CDS encoding sulfonate ABC transporter substrate-binding protein, with protein sequence MKRREFLKLSLGGAAVAAVSREARAQAGVREIRVGYQKNGVLVIARQQATLEKHFASRGIAVKWIEFSSGPPMLEAMNVGSVDYGAVGDSPPVFAQAAGAAIVYAAGQPITNGQGILIPSNSSIRGIADLRGKRVGFTKGSSAHNIVVQTLEKAGLTYADITPVYLTPPDAGPAFANGSIDAWSIWDPYFAIGETTQNGRILVNASDITKTNSFYIANRNFAKSHGQVLQEIIDVTTATAKWAESHREEVAKALSAVTNIPLDIQTVAANRSSFAVGPVTDDIITTQQGVADRFFKLGLIPKPVAVRDAVWKPVQT encoded by the coding sequence ATGAAGCGTCGTGAATTCTTGAAACTTTCGCTTGGAGGCGCTGCGGTCGCAGCAGTTTCGCGTGAGGCGCGGGCGCAGGCCGGCGTCAGGGAAATCCGCGTCGGCTACCAGAAGAACGGCGTGCTGGTGATCGCGCGGCAACAGGCCACGCTGGAGAAGCATTTTGCTTCCCGGGGGATAGCCGTGAAATGGATCGAGTTCTCCTCGGGGCCGCCGATGCTGGAGGCGATGAACGTCGGCAGCGTCGATTACGGCGCGGTGGGCGATTCGCCGCCGGTCTTTGCGCAGGCCGCGGGCGCGGCCATCGTCTATGCCGCGGGTCAGCCGATCACCAACGGGCAGGGCATTCTCATCCCGAGCAATTCTTCGATCCGCGGCATCGCCGATCTCAGGGGCAAGCGCGTCGGCTTCACCAAGGGTTCCAGCGCCCACAATATCGTCGTGCAGACCCTGGAAAAAGCCGGGCTCACCTATGCCGACATCACGCCGGTTTATCTGACCCCGCCGGATGCGGGGCCTGCGTTCGCCAATGGCAGCATCGATGCCTGGTCGATCTGGGATCCGTATTTCGCGATCGGCGAGACCACGCAGAACGGCCGCATCCTCGTCAACGCCTCAGACATCACCAAGACCAACTCGTTCTATATCGCCAACCGCAATTTTGCGAAGAGCCACGGGCAGGTGTTGCAAGAGATCATCGACGTGACGACCGCGACCGCGAAGTGGGCCGAGTCGCACCGCGAGGAGGTGGCGAAAGCGCTGAGCGCGGTGACCAACATTCCCCTGGACATCCAGACGGTCGCCGCCAACCGCTCGTCCTTTGCCGTCGGTCCGGTCACCGATGACATCATCACGACCCAGCAGGGCGTCGCCGATCGCTTCTTCAAGCTGGGTCTGATTCCAAAACCGGTTGCGGTTCGCGATGCGGTCTGGAAGCCGGTGCAGACCTGA
- a CDS encoding aliphatic sulfonate ABC transporter substrate-binding protein: protein MKRREFLQLSFGTVAAAALSSRARAEAAPKEIRIGTQKGGYFPAVRQRHTVEDLFKPLGIEIKWIDFQFGPPLLEAINVGSVDFGYVGDSPPIFAQAAGARIRYVAAVKSDGTTQAIIVPQDSPIKTLADLRGKRIAFGKGSSAHNLLVAALEKAGIAWSDITPAPLAPADATAAFVKGSVDAWSIWDPYLSLAELKDHARVIAFDKDIHKPNAFYIAGSDFVEKYPALVARLNGVFASEGVWADQHHEEVARAQAEATGVDIEAVRRFVDRSNFRVVPVDDEVIRSQQAVADRFARLGLIPKPVKVSEIIWKWTPGS from the coding sequence ATGAAGCGTCGGGAATTCTTGCAATTGTCGTTCGGAACCGTCGCTGCGGCTGCGCTGTCATCGCGTGCGAGAGCCGAAGCCGCGCCGAAGGAGATCCGCATCGGCACCCAGAAGGGCGGCTACTTTCCGGCGGTGCGGCAGCGGCATACGGTGGAAGATCTGTTCAAGCCGCTCGGCATCGAAATAAAATGGATCGATTTCCAGTTTGGGCCGCCGCTTTTGGAAGCGATCAATGTCGGCAGCGTCGATTTCGGCTATGTCGGCGACTCCCCGCCGATCTTCGCGCAGGCCGCGGGCGCCAGGATCCGCTATGTCGCCGCCGTCAAGTCGGACGGCACTACGCAGGCGATCATCGTCCCCCAGGATTCGCCGATCAAGACGCTCGCCGATCTCAGAGGCAAGCGGATCGCGTTCGGCAAGGGTTCGAGCGCGCACAATCTATTGGTCGCAGCACTCGAGAAGGCGGGAATTGCCTGGAGCGATATCACGCCCGCTCCGCTCGCGCCGGCCGATGCGACGGCGGCCTTCGTCAAGGGATCGGTCGATGCCTGGTCGATCTGGGATCCCTATCTCTCGCTGGCCGAGCTGAAGGACCACGCCCGCGTGATCGCCTTCGACAAGGACATCCACAAACCCAACGCCTTCTATATCGCGGGTTCCGACTTCGTGGAGAAGTACCCCGCGCTGGTTGCCCGGCTCAACGGCGTGTTTGCCTCGGAAGGCGTTTGGGCCGACCAGCATCATGAGGAGGTCGCCAGGGCACAGGCGGAGGCGACGGGGGTCGATATCGAAGCCGTGAGGCGCTTCGTCGACCGTTCGAATTTCCGCGTCGTTCCGGTCGACGACGAGGTGATCAGGAGCCAGCAGGCGGTCGCTGATCGCTTTGCGCGCCTCGGCCTGATTCCGAAGCCGGTCAAGGTTTCGGAGATCATCTGGAAATGGACGCCGGGCTCCTGA
- a CDS encoding methionine ABC transporter ATP-binding protein translates to MNAPFPIQSGAPVLPSDPQPRPIIAFADVSKVYPARNGSAEVVALEAIDLQVPEGAVVGVIGRSGAGKSTLIRLINGLERPDRGHVRVNGIDVTALDERRLREARRSIGMIFQHFNLLSSRTAFENIALPLEIAGCAGSEIAGIVEPLLAMVGLADKRDRYPAELSGGQKQRVGIARALATKPKVLLSDEATSALDPETTDQILSLLKTINAELKLTIVFITHEMSVVKKLADRVAVIESGRIVEQGTTYEIFANPRHETTRKFLGSVTGGNAPEWLLAKLRSERRPGDCAVLHVAFVGARADQPVLSRLSRALAVDVNILHGQVETIAGHPFGSLFISVPSDPGVVRSVIAELHASQNIVEHLGYVA, encoded by the coding sequence ATGAACGCTCCATTCCCGATCCAGTCTGGAGCGCCCGTGCTGCCGAGCGACCCGCAACCTCGCCCCATCATTGCGTTCGCCGACGTCAGCAAGGTTTATCCCGCGCGAAACGGCTCGGCCGAGGTTGTCGCGCTCGAAGCCATCGACCTGCAGGTGCCGGAAGGCGCCGTCGTCGGCGTTATCGGCCGCAGCGGCGCGGGCAAGTCGACGCTGATTCGTCTGATCAACGGCCTGGAGCGCCCGGACCGCGGTCATGTGCGGGTCAATGGAATCGACGTGACGGCGCTCGACGAACGACGGTTGCGTGAGGCCCGCCGTTCGATCGGGATGATCTTCCAGCATTTCAACCTGCTGTCGTCCCGAACGGCCTTCGAAAACATCGCATTGCCGCTGGAAATTGCCGGTTGCGCCGGGTCCGAAATCGCCGGGATCGTCGAGCCGCTGCTGGCGATGGTCGGGCTCGCCGACAAGCGCGACCGCTACCCCGCGGAGCTGTCCGGCGGGCAAAAGCAGCGGGTCGGCATTGCGCGTGCACTGGCGACCAAGCCGAAGGTGCTGTTGTCGGACGAGGCGACGTCCGCGCTCGATCCGGAAACCACCGACCAGATTTTGTCGCTGCTGAAGACCATCAACGCCGAACTCAAGCTGACGATCGTGTTCATCACCCACGAAATGTCGGTGGTGAAGAAGCTCGCAGACCGCGTCGCCGTGATCGAGAGCGGCCGTATCGTCGAGCAGGGAACGACCTACGAAATATTCGCCAACCCGCGCCACGAAACCACCAGGAAATTTCTCGGATCGGTCACCGGCGGCAACGCGCCGGAATGGCTGCTCGCCAAGCTGCGGTCCGAACGCCGGCCGGGCGACTGCGCGGTGCTGCACGTCGCATTCGTCGGCGCGCGGGCCGACCAACCGGTGCTGTCGCGTCTATCGCGCGCGCTTGCGGTCGACGTCAACATTCTGCATGGGCAGGTCGAGACCATCGCCGGCCATCCCTTCGGATCGCTGTTCATTTCGGTTCCATCGGATCCCGGCGTTGTCCGCAGCGTCATCGCCGAACTGCATGCGAGCCAGAATATCGTGGAGCACCTTGGTTATGTCGCCTGA
- a CDS encoding ATP-dependent DNA helicase, producing MTTFTPHQDSALKAVADWLKAKPGKNGTPPVFRLFGYAGTGKTTLARHIADGVDGEVKFAAFTGKAALVMRNKGCDNASTIHSLIYRARESGVEQPSFELWDDAPASKAKLIVIDECSMVDAELGRDLMSFDCPLLVLGDPAQLPPIQGGGFFTDCEPDAMLTEVHRQAQDDPIVRMSMDVREGRELDIGRYGESEVVSRGELDPARVMSADQVLVGRNNTRRAYNMRVRQKQHIEDPLPVAGDKLVCLRNNRKKGLFNGGLWRVKSRAQSKSKIITMRLMPDEDFGHKVTKVSVRGDCFGGAIETIPWEQRKPYDEFDYGYVLTVHKSQGSQWDDVVLFDESFAFQESRARWLYTGITRAAKRLSIVV from the coding sequence ATGACCACCTTTACGCCGCATCAGGATTCCGCGCTGAAGGCCGTTGCCGACTGGCTGAAGGCAAAACCCGGCAAGAACGGCACGCCGCCGGTGTTCCGGCTGTTCGGCTATGCCGGCACCGGCAAGACCACGCTGGCGCGCCACATCGCCGACGGCGTCGACGGCGAGGTGAAATTCGCGGCCTTCACCGGCAAGGCCGCTTTGGTGATGCGCAACAAGGGCTGCGACAATGCCTCCACCATCCACTCGCTGATCTACCGCGCGCGCGAATCCGGGGTCGAACAGCCGAGTTTTGAACTCTGGGACGACGCGCCCGCCTCGAAGGCCAAACTGATCGTGATCGACGAATGTTCGATGGTGGATGCCGAGCTGGGCCGCGATTTGATGTCGTTCGACTGTCCGCTCCTGGTGCTCGGCGATCCCGCGCAATTGCCGCCGATCCAGGGCGGCGGCTTCTTCACCGACTGCGAGCCCGACGCGATGCTGACCGAGGTGCATCGCCAGGCGCAGGACGATCCGATCGTGCGGATGTCGATGGACGTGCGCGAGGGCCGCGAACTCGACATCGGCCGCTACGGCGAGAGCGAGGTGGTGTCGCGCGGCGAACTCGATCCGGCGCGGGTGATGAGCGCCGACCAGGTGCTGGTCGGGCGCAACAACACCCGCCGCGCCTACAACATGCGGGTACGGCAGAAGCAGCACATTGAGGATCCGTTGCCGGTCGCCGGCGACAAGCTGGTTTGCCTGCGCAACAACCGCAAAAAGGGCCTGTTCAACGGCGGGCTGTGGCGGGTGAAGTCGCGCGCGCAGTCGAAGTCGAAAATCATCACCATGCGGCTGATGCCGGATGAGGATTTCGGCCACAAGGTGACAAAGGTCTCGGTGCGCGGCGACTGTTTTGGCGGCGCCATCGAGACCATCCCGTGGGAACAGCGCAAGCCCTATGACGAGTTCGACTACGGCTACGTGCTCACCGTGCACAAATCGCAGGGCTCGCAATGGGACGACGTGGTGCTGTTCGACGAAAGCTTTGCGTTCCAGGAAAGCCGCGCAAGATGGCTTTACACTGGCATCACGCGGGCGGCGAAAAGGCTCAGCATCGTGGTGTGA
- a CDS encoding LLM class flavin-dependent oxidoreductase, with product MKFGIFYELQLPRPWAAGDELRLYQDALTQLETADRLGYDYAWVVEHHFLEEYSHSPSPESFLAAASQRTKNIRLGHGIFQLTTNHPARVAERVAVLDLLSNGRVEFGMGESASITELTPFGRDMETKKEVFEEAVRAIFPMFRDGGSEHHGKYFDISLRNVVPKPVQKPHPPLWMACSQLPTNERAGQNGFGALGFQFVSADAAHAWVHAYYNAITKRLKKLADYQINPNMALVSFFMCAKTDEEARARADGATFFQFALRFYGASQNRQRPAPGTVNMWDEYHKWKRDNPEAQEAALRGGLIGSPETIARKLRRFRTSHIDQVILLNQAGKNSHEHICESLELFAREVMPEFRRDPEHEAWKAGVMSGAIQLEEIDTEAFRDRYGKLAVNVAKPSVAAAG from the coding sequence ATGAAATTCGGCATCTTCTACGAGCTGCAACTGCCGCGTCCCTGGGCCGCTGGCGATGAACTCAGGCTTTATCAGGATGCGCTGACGCAGCTGGAGACCGCCGACCGGCTCGGCTACGACTACGCCTGGGTGGTGGAACATCATTTCCTGGAAGAATATTCGCATTCGCCCTCGCCGGAATCGTTTCTCGCGGCCGCCAGCCAGCGCACCAAAAACATCCGGCTCGGCCACGGCATCTTCCAGCTCACCACCAATCATCCCGCGCGCGTCGCCGAGCGCGTCGCGGTGCTTGATCTCCTGAGCAATGGCCGCGTCGAATTCGGCATGGGCGAGAGCGCCTCGATTACCGAGCTGACGCCGTTCGGCCGCGATATGGAAACCAAGAAGGAAGTGTTCGAGGAGGCAGTGCGCGCCATCTTCCCGATGTTTAGGGACGGCGGCAGCGAGCATCACGGCAAGTATTTCGATATTTCCCTGCGCAATGTGGTGCCCAAGCCCGTGCAGAAGCCGCACCCGCCGCTGTGGATGGCGTGCTCGCAGCTTCCGACCAACGAGCGCGCCGGCCAGAACGGCTTTGGCGCGCTTGGCTTCCAGTTCGTCAGCGCGGATGCCGCACATGCCTGGGTGCACGCCTATTACAATGCGATCACGAAACGGCTGAAGAAGCTCGCCGATTACCAGATCAATCCGAACATGGCGCTGGTGTCGTTCTTCATGTGCGCGAAAACCGACGAGGAGGCCCGCGCACGCGCCGATGGCGCGACCTTCTTCCAGTTCGCGCTGCGCTTCTACGGCGCCTCGCAGAACCGCCAGCGCCCGGCGCCGGGCACCGTCAACATGTGGGACGAATACCACAAGTGGAAGCGCGACAATCCGGAAGCGCAGGAGGCGGCACTGCGCGGCGGCCTGATCGGATCGCCTGAAACCATCGCCAGGAAATTGCGGCGGTTCCGCACCTCGCATATCGACCAGGTGATCCTGCTCAACCAGGCCGGCAAGAACAGCCACGAGCACATCTGCGAGTCGCTTGAACTGTTCGCCAGGGAAGTGATGCCGGAATTCCGCAGGGATCCCGAACACGAGGCCTGGAAGGCCGGCGTGATGAGCGGCGCGATCCAGCTCGAGGAAATCGACACCGAAGCCTTCAGGGATCGCTACGGCAAGCTGGCGGTGAATGTCGCAAAGCCGAGCGTCGCGGCGGCGGGATGA
- a CDS encoding MetQ/NlpA family ABC transporter substrate-binding protein, which produces MSLRHLIVSAAALVAVATAARAETIKVGATAGPHAQILEAVKPIAAKNGLDIQIVEFTDYVVPNAALDAGDLQANSFQNQPYLDNQKADRGYKIEAVGLTVNFPMGVYSKKYKSWDAIPAGATLSIPNDPTNGGRVLLLLQDKGVLKLRPGVGFKPTVADIVENPRKFKIVEVDAAQTARTLDDVDAAAVNTNYATQAGLDPVKDAILREDPKGPYTNLLAVRAADKDKPWVKLLVDSYHTPEVREFVLTKFKGAVLPAW; this is translated from the coding sequence ATGTCGCTACGTCATCTCATCGTCTCGGCGGCCGCCCTGGTTGCGGTCGCGACCGCAGCCCGCGCCGAGACCATCAAGGTCGGCGCGACCGCCGGCCCGCATGCCCAGATCCTCGAGGCCGTCAAACCGATCGCCGCGAAGAATGGTCTCGACATTCAGATCGTCGAGTTCACCGATTACGTGGTGCCCAATGCCGCGCTGGACGCGGGCGATTTGCAGGCGAATTCTTTTCAGAACCAGCCCTATCTCGACAACCAGAAGGCGGACCGCGGTTACAAGATCGAAGCGGTCGGCCTGACCGTTAATTTTCCGATGGGCGTCTATTCGAAGAAATACAAGAGCTGGGATGCGATACCCGCGGGCGCGACGCTCTCGATCCCCAACGATCCGACCAATGGCGGTCGCGTTCTGTTGCTGCTGCAGGACAAGGGCGTTCTGAAACTCAGGCCGGGTGTCGGATTCAAGCCGACCGTCGCCGACATCGTCGAAAATCCGAGGAAGTTCAAAATCGTGGAAGTGGATGCCGCACAGACGGCGCGAACCCTGGACGACGTCGACGCCGCAGCAGTCAACACCAACTATGCCACACAGGCGGGTCTTGATCCGGTCAAGGATGCGATCCTCCGCGAGGATCCCAAAGGACCCTATACCAATCTGCTCGCGGTGCGCGCCGCCGACAAGGACAAGCCCTGGGTCAAGCTTCTGGTCGACAGCTATCACACGCCCGAGGTCAGGGAGTTCGTTCTCACCAAGTTCAAGGGTGCGGTGCTGCCGGCCTGGTAG